A genomic stretch from Anser cygnoides isolate HZ-2024a breed goose chromosome 30, Taihu_goose_T2T_genome, whole genome shotgun sequence includes:
- the LOC136787594 gene encoding olfactory receptor 14J1-like, with protein MSCDRYVAICKPLHYGSLVGSRACAQMAAAAWGSGFLNAVLHTATTFSLPLCQGNAVDQFFCEIPQILKLSCSDAYLREVGALVFTLSLVFLCFIYIDLSYVQIFRAVLRMPSEQGRHKLFSMCLPHLAVVSLFVSTAMFAYLKPPSISSPSLDLVFAFLYSVVPPAVNPLIYSMRNQELRNALRKLFS; from the coding sequence ATGTCCTgcgaccgctacgttgccatctgcaagcccctgcactacgggagcctcgtgggcagcagagcttgtgcccagatggcagcagctgcctggggcagtggctttctcaatgctgtcctgcacacggccactaccttttccctgcccctctgccaaggcaatgctgtggaccagttcttctgtgaaatcccccagatcctcaagctctcctgctcggatgcctacctcagggaagttggggcacttgtcTTTACTCTTTCCTtagtgtttctttgttttatttacattgatctgtcctatgtgcagattttcagggctgtgctgaggatgccctctgagcagggccggcacaaacTCTTTTCAATGTGCCTCCcccacctggctgtggtctccttgtttgtcagcactgccatgtttgcctacctgaagcccccctccatctcttccccatccctggacctggtgtttgcatttttgtactcggtggtgcctccagcagtgaaccccctcatctacagcatgagaaaccaGGAACTGAGAAATGCactaaggaaattattttcatag